In Pseudonocardia sp. C8, one genomic interval encodes:
- the ilvD gene encoding dihydroxy-acid dehydratase, whose product MPALRSRVTTHGRNAAGARSLWRATGMGDDDFGKPIVAIANSYTQFVPGHVHLKDMGDLVAGAVKEAGGIAREFNTIAVDDGIAMGHGGMLYSLPSREIIADAVEYMVNGHAADALVCISNCDKITPGMLNAAMRLNIPTVFVSGGPMEAGKAVVVGGVAQAPTDLITAIAASASSEVDDAGLTEVERSACPTCGSCSGMFTANSMNCLTEALGLSLPGNGSTLATHAARRELFLNAGRTVMDLATRWYRDDDASALPRNIATRAAFENAMALDVAMGGSTNTVLHILAAAQEGEIDFDLAAIDEVSRRVPCLSKVAPNSDYHMEDVHRAGGIPAILGELWRGGLLHEDVHSVHSPSLAQWLSEWDVRAENPSGTAIELYHAAPGGVRTTEAFSTENRWSSLDLDAAGGCIRDVEHAYSADGGLAVLRGNLAVDGAVIKTAGIPEDIWQFEGPAVVLESQEEAVSAILNKEITPGDVLVIRYEGPSGGPGMQEMLHPTAFLKGAGLGKVCALITDGRFSGGSSGISVGHISPEAADGGTIGLVENGDRIRLDVRARSLELLVDDAVLADRRAKMEASERPWQPKDRQRPVSKALRAYAHLATSADTGAVRRVP is encoded by the coding sequence ATGCCCGCCCTGCGTTCCCGCGTCACCACCCACGGCCGCAACGCCGCCGGAGCGCGCTCGCTCTGGCGCGCCACCGGGATGGGCGACGACGACTTCGGCAAGCCGATCGTCGCCATCGCCAACTCCTACACCCAGTTCGTGCCCGGCCACGTGCACCTCAAGGACATGGGTGACCTCGTCGCCGGTGCGGTGAAGGAGGCCGGCGGGATCGCGCGGGAGTTCAACACGATCGCCGTCGACGACGGCATCGCCATGGGGCACGGCGGGATGCTCTACTCGCTGCCGTCGCGCGAGATCATCGCCGACGCCGTCGAGTACATGGTCAACGGGCACGCCGCGGACGCGCTGGTCTGCATCTCCAACTGCGACAAGATCACGCCCGGGATGCTGAACGCCGCGATGCGGCTCAACATCCCCACCGTCTTCGTGTCCGGCGGGCCGATGGAGGCCGGCAAGGCGGTCGTCGTCGGCGGGGTCGCGCAGGCACCCACCGACCTGATCACCGCGATCGCCGCGTCGGCGTCGTCCGAGGTGGACGACGCCGGCCTGACCGAGGTGGAGCGCTCCGCCTGCCCGACCTGCGGGTCGTGCTCGGGCATGTTCACCGCGAACTCGATGAACTGCCTGACCGAGGCGCTGGGGCTCTCGCTACCCGGCAACGGGTCCACTCTGGCCACCCACGCCGCGCGCCGCGAGCTGTTCCTGAACGCCGGCCGGACCGTGATGGACCTGGCCACCCGCTGGTACCGGGACGACGACGCGTCCGCGCTGCCGCGCAACATCGCGACCCGCGCGGCGTTCGAGAACGCGATGGCGCTCGACGTCGCGATGGGCGGCTCGACGAACACCGTGCTGCACATCCTGGCCGCCGCGCAGGAAGGCGAGATCGACTTCGACCTCGCCGCCATCGACGAGGTCTCGCGCCGGGTCCCGTGCCTGTCCAAGGTGGCCCCGAACTCCGACTACCACATGGAGGACGTCCACCGGGCCGGCGGCATCCCCGCCATCCTGGGCGAGCTGTGGCGCGGCGGGCTGCTCCACGAGGACGTCCACAGTGTCCACTCGCCGTCGCTGGCGCAGTGGCTCTCCGAGTGGGACGTCCGCGCGGAGAACCCGTCCGGGACGGCGATCGAGCTCTACCACGCGGCGCCGGGCGGGGTCCGGACCACCGAGGCGTTCTCGACCGAGAACCGCTGGTCCTCCCTGGACCTCGACGCGGCCGGCGGGTGCATCCGCGACGTCGAGCACGCCTACTCCGCCGACGGCGGACTCGCCGTGCTGCGCGGCAACCTGGCCGTCGACGGCGCGGTCATCAAGACCGCCGGGATCCCGGAGGACATCTGGCAGTTCGAGGGCCCGGCCGTCGTCCTGGAGAGCCAGGAGGAGGCGGTCTCGGCGATCCTCAACAAGGAGATCACGCCCGGCGACGTGCTCGTCATCCGCTACGAGGGCCCGTCCGGCGGGCCGGGGATGCAGGAGATGCTGCACCCGACCGCGTTCCTCAAGGGAGCGGGCCTCGGCAAGGTGTGCGCGCTGATCACCGACGGCCGGTTCTCCGGCGGGTCGTCCGGCATCTCGGTCGGCCACATCTCGCCCGAGGCGGCCGACGGCGGGACGATCGGCCTGGTCGAGAACGGCGACCGGATCCGGCTCGACGTCCGCGCCCGCTCGCTGGAGCTGCTGGTCGACGACGCCGTGCTCGCCGACCGCCGCGCCAAGATGGAGGCGAGCGAGCGGCCGTGGCAGCCGAAGGACCGACAGCGCCCGGTGAGCAAGGCGCTGCGGGCCTACGCGCACCTGGCGACGAGCGCCGACACGGGGGCGGTCCGGCGCGTTCCCTAG
- a CDS encoding DoxX family protein: MSGPTEHYDWGSISGDEPRERTRPERMPVPAHVSSDIGLLILRVVVGGIFAAHGAQKVFGLLGGLGPAGTAAALDGLGFTTFAGPLAWLLGVGELALGALLVLGLLTPFAAAGLLAVKLVAIVLSLGPGGVPAVPLFAADGPNSLELHLLLGAGAAALLFAGAGRIALDAGRTYQRRPLPWSVLCLVVAVGVALLVLFVLRT, encoded by the coding sequence ATGAGCGGGCCCACCGAGCACTACGACTGGGGCAGCATCTCCGGCGACGAACCGCGGGAGCGGACCCGGCCGGAGCGCATGCCGGTGCCCGCCCACGTGTCGTCGGACATCGGGCTGCTGATCCTGCGCGTCGTCGTCGGCGGGATCTTCGCCGCGCACGGCGCGCAGAAGGTGTTCGGGTTGCTCGGCGGGCTCGGTCCGGCCGGCACCGCGGCCGCCCTGGACGGGCTGGGGTTCACGACGTTCGCGGGCCCGCTGGCGTGGCTGCTCGGGGTCGGCGAGCTCGCACTGGGCGCGCTGCTCGTGCTCGGCCTGCTGACGCCGTTCGCCGCGGCGGGCCTGCTCGCCGTCAAGCTCGTCGCGATCGTTCTGTCGCTCGGCCCGGGCGGGGTGCCGGCCGTCCCGCTGTTCGCCGCGGACGGCCCGAACTCGCTCGAGCTGCACCTGCTGCTCGGCGCGGGCGCCGCCGCGTTGCTGTTCGCGGGGGCGGGGCGGATCGCGCTCGACGCCGGCCGTACCTACCAGCGCCGCCCGCTGCCGTGGTCGGTGCTCTGCCTGGTCGTCGCGGTGGGCGTGGCACTGCTGGTCCTGTTCGTGCTGCGCACGTGA
- a CDS encoding PH domain-containing protein, whose product MSSTDDREADHVTRAGDPTPAPAPSRDVDLGVAATPRVRNEGRQVREGARALVFKPSRLTIVVALVAVVGGLPLLFSVPYFWLALVVPAGIAVWVLRTRTTVDPDSLTVRTVTGSRTVQWDDVRGLRLGKRSSVSAVLADDAELTLAAVKVRDLPALSLASAGRVADPTGG is encoded by the coding sequence GTGAGCAGCACCGACGATCGCGAGGCCGACCACGTCACACGGGCGGGCGACCCCACCCCCGCACCCGCGCCGTCCCGCGATGTGGACCTCGGTGTCGCGGCCACGCCCCGGGTCCGGAACGAGGGCCGCCAGGTTCGCGAGGGCGCCCGCGCCCTCGTGTTCAAGCCGTCCCGGCTGACGATCGTGGTCGCGCTGGTCGCCGTCGTCGGCGGGCTGCCGCTGCTGTTCAGCGTGCCGTACTTCTGGCTGGCGCTGGTCGTCCCGGCCGGGATCGCGGTCTGGGTCCTGCGGACCCGGACGACCGTCGACCCCGACTCGCTCACCGTCCGGACCGTGACCGGGTCGCGGACCGTGCAGTGGGACGACGTCCGCGGGCTGCGGCTGGGGAAGCGGTCCTCGGTGAGCGCGGTGCTGGCCGACGACGCCGAGCTGACCCTGGCCGCGGTGAAGGTGCGGGACCTGCCGGCGCTGTCGCTCGCCAGCGCCGGCAGGGTCGCCGACCCGACCGGGGGCTGA
- a CDS encoding aldo/keto reductase translates to MALGTRTLGSLTVSAQGLGCMGMSQSYGAGDEAESIATIHRALDLGVTLLDTANVYGDGANEELVGRAIAGRRDRVVLATKFGIVRDASGAQAAQGDPAYVRRCVEESLRRLGVDHIDLYYQHRVDPDTPIEETVGALVELIEAGTIRHYGLSECSAETVRRAHAVHPPAAVQSEWSLWTRGIEESVAPVCAELGVGIVPFSPLGRGFLTGAITSTGQLAEGDMRRGLPRFSDQNLTANLAIVEALTVIAARRGVTPGRLALAWVQGRGEHVVPIPGTKRRRYLEENVEAASLELSAGELAEIESAAATVAGERYPAHLQRNVGR, encoded by the coding sequence ATGGCCCTCGGAACCAGGACGCTCGGCTCGCTGACCGTCTCCGCGCAGGGACTCGGCTGCATGGGCATGAGCCAGAGCTACGGCGCCGGCGACGAGGCCGAGTCGATCGCGACGATCCACCGCGCGCTCGACCTCGGCGTCACCCTGCTCGATACCGCGAACGTCTACGGCGACGGCGCCAACGAGGAGCTCGTCGGGCGCGCGATCGCCGGCCGCCGGGACCGGGTGGTGCTCGCGACCAAGTTCGGGATCGTGCGTGACGCGTCGGGGGCCCAGGCCGCGCAGGGTGACCCCGCGTACGTGCGACGGTGCGTCGAGGAATCGCTGCGCCGCCTCGGCGTCGACCACATCGATCTCTACTACCAGCACCGGGTCGACCCGGACACGCCGATCGAGGAGACCGTCGGCGCGCTCGTCGAGCTGATCGAGGCCGGCACGATCCGGCACTACGGCCTGTCCGAGTGCAGCGCCGAGACCGTCCGCCGGGCGCACGCCGTGCACCCGCCCGCGGCGGTCCAGTCGGAGTGGTCCCTGTGGACGCGGGGCATCGAGGAGTCGGTCGCGCCGGTGTGTGCCGAGCTCGGCGTCGGGATCGTGCCGTTCTCGCCGCTCGGCCGCGGCTTCCTCACCGGCGCGATCACCTCGACCGGCCAGCTCGCCGAGGGCGACATGCGCCGCGGCCTGCCCCGGTTCAGCGACCAGAACCTGACCGCGAACCTGGCCATCGTCGAGGCGCTCACGGTGATCGCCGCGCGCCGGGGCGTGACGCCCGGCCGGCTCGCGCTGGCCTGGGTGCAGGGCCGGGGCGAGCACGTCGTCCCGATCCCGGGGACGAAGCGGCGCCGCTACCTGGAGGAGAACGTCGAGGCCGCGTCGCTGGAGCTCTCGGCCGGGGAGCTGGCGGAGATCGAGTCCGCGGCCGCGACCGTCGCCGGGGAGCGGTACCCGGCGCACCTGCAACGCAACGTCGGGCGCTGA
- a CDS encoding phosphotransferase — translation MSGDDAWLRPLARRLRREVRVAARTPLGGGYASGGAERIDLDDGTAVVLKHGGPVEAAALRAVAVVNGPVRLPRMLAHGDGWVLLAHEPGGPLPAGAPVPDDVWRTLALVHAHWRRNRPRGVPVVDAGWWERLCGLASERLRSAADRTGARAYLDADAAVRAWARDDRVGLALRVLPRTLCHGDAHRANIHTGPGGALLLDWGNARVAAGSLDTVVLTAPPDDGPADAAPAAVPALYRDTLHEALGAPDPPAMVAVEAVWARAQAHVQYLPFAADHQGPDRVASMVRVAAAAVDELGDLLASARR, via the coding sequence GTGAGCGGCGACGACGCCTGGCTGCGCCCGCTCGCGCGGCGGCTGCGCCGCGAGGTGCGGGTGGCGGCCCGCACGCCGCTGGGCGGGGGCTACGCCTCCGGGGGCGCCGAGCGGATCGACCTGGACGACGGCACGGCCGTCGTCCTCAAGCACGGCGGGCCGGTCGAGGCCGCCGCGCTGCGGGCCGTCGCGGTGGTGAACGGCCCGGTCCGGCTGCCCCGCATGCTCGCCCACGGCGACGGGTGGGTGCTGCTCGCGCACGAGCCGGGTGGCCCGCTGCCGGCCGGCGCCCCGGTCCCGGACGACGTCTGGCGGACCCTGGCCCTGGTCCACGCGCACTGGCGGCGGAACCGCCCGCGCGGGGTGCCGGTCGTCGACGCCGGCTGGTGGGAACGGCTGTGCGGGCTGGCCTCCGAACGGCTGCGGTCGGCGGCCGACCGGACCGGGGCGCGGGCCTACCTCGACGCGGACGCGGCCGTCCGCGCCTGGGCCCGCGACGACCGCGTCGGGCTGGCGCTGCGGGTGCTGCCGCGCACCCTGTGCCACGGCGACGCGCACCGCGCCAACATCCACACCGGACCGGGCGGCGCGCTGCTGCTGGACTGGGGGAACGCGCGCGTCGCCGCCGGGTCGCTGGACACGGTCGTCCTCACCGCACCGCCGGACGACGGCCCCGCGGACGCCGCACCGGCAGCGGTCCCGGCGCTGTACCGGGACACGCTGCACGAGGCGCTCGGCGCCCCCGACCCGCCCGCGATGGTCGCGGTCGAGGCGGTGTGGGCGCGGGCGCAGGCGCACGTCCAGTACCTGCCGTTCGCGGCCGACCACCAGGGGCCGGACCGGGTCGCGTCGATGGTGCGGGTGGCGGCGGCCGCGGTCGACGAGCTGGGCGATCTGCTCGCGAGCGCCCGCCGCTGA